One window of the Candidatus Zixiibacteriota bacterium genome contains the following:
- a CDS encoding membrane hypothetical protein (Evidence 5 : Unknown function), with amino-acid sequence MQSHETVFTKGFTIHRARFATATPSHRPTTRIRRRIGSIKQNRVLPMFSLKHRKVYWILKSRFTKTRFLLQRLYYRSIQRAGRSRDEISVFRFLAGKAFASALLGLLILVLLIVFDHFVSKIGTSDFALFRRLVELHANLQQQILRHNDLVRDTLIAIASLSGLLLGLYFTAISVVVSSRFVAISPGMREHFLREPGGRQYLRILAVTTVWGLLLLGYTIFGGTIGLVSLLAVLLLGMLGIAGFLYLSVRAFYFLDPTTLSDTLFAELIKSARLASSHGRMWTEGAFQNHFRQQAVSELNSLESLLELSSQESHLTRDSLRVLLAKCALFLEEYLKLRFCIPSESLWYKRIPRHENYFLADDTRLTMAVQAGGYVPPKEVPDHFWLEKDIINAMSRSLSLLPSERRLKVTYTALIQFHKYCESLGLSLEVRNGRSLIAELLRPISTEMTSVAPETMEQREMSLASYDASRLSYLSIVLGCLKFMASLDLRQVVDRCTHVDWSSEHGIYELRLPPGILKSIEELQNSLQFERIVEKGVISPDWYVVQLILKHLLDRYYDSLEASLEILDEDFVEPARALVAEGKFVFAAFHCQRGLELCSKLLAHLPRIEQVWQDSEQYRIEKEIPWTSPDWQKVRDRIETARKSIVGSLANCLPSFSQSDRDDTLPDLFGQGYNIVCWETYQSLIENDSNRFADLFPVLALSAMQAYDKLRKELHGWLPETQIAIAGDPLLDVLDISAYAIVYSELYQNPAIWPSCEKVWASLLKTHAKPQALLAHLITLYEYRHGDLRISPRQTIRTRWKLSLNQKLQELGFISDVLRPGYLHGINQHTAHKSKLITVLCRGGHEPLVPIAEVFIVQYVIKRPEGKEITFSDKYGLKRSLDGEANPLESDE; translated from the coding sequence TTGCAATCGCACGAGACCGTATTCACCAAAGGGTTCACGATCCATCGGGCCCGATTCGCGACAGCGACACCGTCCCACCGGCCAACAACCCGAATCCGCCGAAGGATAGGAAGCATTAAGCAAAACCGCGTCTTGCCTATGTTCTCCCTGAAACACCGAAAGGTTTATTGGATACTAAAAAGCCGTTTCACCAAAACACGGTTCCTTTTGCAGAGGCTCTATTACCGCTCAATCCAAAGGGCAGGACGTTCAAGAGATGAAATTTCAGTCTTTAGGTTCCTTGCGGGAAAGGCGTTTGCCAGCGCCCTCCTTGGCCTGTTGATTCTCGTTCTACTGATAGTCTTCGACCACTTCGTATCAAAGATTGGCACTTCCGACTTTGCGCTTTTTCGAAGGTTAGTTGAACTACACGCTAATTTGCAGCAACAGATCCTGCGACATAACGACTTGGTGCGAGATACACTGATTGCGATTGCCTCCCTTTCAGGGCTCTTGCTCGGTTTGTACTTTACAGCTATCAGCGTGGTTGTGTCATCTCGATTTGTAGCTATAAGTCCTGGAATGCGTGAGCATTTCCTTCGCGAGCCCGGAGGCAGACAATATCTTCGAATTCTAGCCGTTACTACTGTCTGGGGCCTCCTTCTGCTCGGTTATACGATTTTTGGAGGCACCATTGGGTTGGTATCTCTGCTGGCTGTCCTCCTTTTGGGAATGCTTGGCATCGCAGGTTTTCTATATCTTTCAGTTCGGGCATTCTATTTCCTTGATCCAACGACTCTGAGCGATACTCTCTTTGCTGAGTTGATCAAATCTGCGAGACTCGCATCATCACATGGACGCATGTGGACAGAAGGCGCATTTCAGAATCACTTTCGCCAGCAGGCTGTTAGCGAACTTAACAGCCTTGAGTCTTTGTTGGAGCTTTCCAGTCAGGAATCACATCTTACTCGAGACTCCCTTCGAGTTTTACTGGCGAAATGCGCTTTGTTTCTTGAGGAGTACTTGAAATTACGATTCTGTATCCCGTCTGAGAGCCTCTGGTACAAGCGAATTCCTCGCCACGAAAACTACTTCCTCGCAGACGACACGCGGCTGACAATGGCCGTTCAAGCTGGCGGCTATGTGCCACCCAAAGAGGTCCCAGATCACTTTTGGCTCGAAAAGGATATTATCAATGCAATGAGCCGGAGCCTGTCGCTCCTTCCAAGTGAGCGACGTCTGAAAGTAACCTATACTGCATTGATTCAATTTCACAAATACTGTGAATCTCTCGGCCTATCTTTGGAGGTCCGCAACGGCCGGAGCCTGATTGCGGAGTTGCTGAGACCGATCTCGACTGAGATGACGTCGGTCGCACCTGAGACAATGGAGCAGCGAGAAATGAGCCTTGCGTCATATGACGCCAGCCGACTCAGCTATCTCTCAATCGTACTTGGCTGTCTGAAGTTTATGGCGTCACTTGACCTGCGACAGGTCGTGGATCGGTGCACACATGTCGACTGGTCATCAGAGCATGGTATCTACGAATTGCGGCTTCCACCAGGAATTCTAAAGAGCATTGAAGAACTGCAGAACAGTCTGCAATTTGAGCGAATCGTAGAAAAAGGGGTCATATCACCGGATTGGTATGTGGTCCAATTGATACTTAAACATCTCCTCGATAGGTATTACGATTCTCTAGAAGCTTCCTTGGAGATACTTGACGAAGACTTCGTTGAACCGGCTCGCGCCCTGGTTGCAGAGGGTAAATTCGTTTTTGCGGCATTTCATTGTCAGCGAGGCCTAGAGCTATGTAGCAAGTTATTGGCTCATCTTCCGAGAATTGAGCAGGTTTGGCAAGATTCGGAGCAATACCGAATTGAGAAGGAGATTCCGTGGACATCGCCTGATTGGCAGAAAGTTAGGGATCGGATTGAGACTGCTCGCAAGAGCATTGTTGGGTCGCTTGCCAATTGCTTGCCCTCATTCTCTCAAAGTGATCGAGATGACACATTACCAGATTTGTTTGGGCAAGGGTATAACATCGTCTGCTGGGAGACCTATCAATCCCTCATTGAAAATGATAGCAACAGATTTGCGGACTTGTTCCCGGTTCTTGCCCTATCTGCAATGCAAGCCTATGACAAACTTCGAAAAGAACTGCATGGATGGTTACCAGAAACGCAAATTGCCATCGCAGGTGACCCGCTACTTGATGTGCTAGACATCAGTGCCTATGCTATCGTCTATTCTGAACTCTATCAGAATCCAGCAATATGGCCGTCCTGTGAAAAGGTGTGGGCGTCCCTTTTGAAAACACACGCAAAACCACAGGCATTGCTTGCCCATCTGATTACCTTGTACGAGTATCGTCATGGAGATCTTCGTATTTCGCCCCGACAGACAATACGAACGAGATGGAAGTTGTCACTGAATCAGAAACTTCAAGAACTTGGGTTCATATCAGATGTGCTTCGTCCGGGCTACTTGCACGGAATTAATCAGCATACTGCACACAAGAGTAAATTGATAACTGTTTTGTGCCGCGGCGGACACGAACCACTCGTTCCTATTGCAGAAGTATTTATAGTGCAGTATGTAATCAAACGCCCAGAAGGCAAGGAAATTACTTTTTCCGATAAATATGGCCTAAAGAGATCCCTTGATGGTGAGGCAAATCCCCTAGAATCAGACGAATGA
- a CDS encoding hypothetical protein (Evidence 5 : Unknown function): protein METRDLPNTRQILRRHSLARDPYSEMILTSANSHMLIEDIHTGIIPFSYDEYKSPNGVSLEPASEEVEQMICNALPSHYGRTDDLRGMVCGFVRYAAHVLAAYGKLDCEIVYYFADQERKKCMAFELHHIPHGIVHHVMGIPFYFDTSGEDVKKLSLFKRVRRIDPARLILLDLPSELGSPRRHRRLIGNMARLGQSVIPSFALEEMKQDKVEKVFDFMSYRKSYELWIASITMHLGWTARGTYRERSTEYFRLVRHLKMKRQMALLRIHIMARLNEALLKVGQVMGFNNQIRMEGLPTPEKYDELIVKLSKGELPFAEAWKTE, encoded by the coding sequence ATGGAAACGCGGGACCTTCCCAACACTCGACAAATACTGAGGAGACATTCATTGGCGCGCGATCCATACTCAGAAATGATACTCACTTCAGCGAACTCGCACATGTTAATTGAAGATATTCACACAGGAATCATACCCTTTTCATATGATGAATATAAATCTCCTAATGGCGTGTCGTTGGAACCTGCCTCAGAGGAAGTTGAGCAGATGATATGCAACGCCCTTCCATCGCACTATGGACGTACCGATGACCTGAGAGGTATGGTGTGCGGGTTTGTGCGCTACGCGGCTCATGTACTCGCTGCATACGGCAAGTTAGATTGCGAAATCGTGTACTACTTTGCAGACCAAGAAAGAAAGAAGTGCATGGCATTTGAGCTACACCACATTCCGCACGGAATTGTTCATCATGTCATGGGAATACCATTCTATTTCGATACTAGTGGGGAAGATGTTAAGAAGCTTAGTTTGTTCAAACGAGTTCGCAGGATTGACCCGGCGAGATTGATCTTGCTCGATTTGCCCTCAGAACTAGGATCACCTCGCAGACATCGCAGGCTTATAGGTAACATGGCGCGCTTAGGACAAAGTGTGATACCTAGTTTCGCGTTAGAAGAAATGAAACAGGACAAAGTCGAGAAGGTGTTCGACTTCATGTCTTATCGCAAAAGCTATGAATTGTGGATTGCCAGTATCACAATGCATCTGGGATGGACGGCACGAGGAACTTATCGCGAAAGGTCCACGGAGTACTTTCGACTTGTCCGACACCTTAAGATGAAGCGACAAATGGCACTCTTACGCATTCACATTATGGCGCGGCTGAACGAAGCGCTGCTTAAAGTTGGACAAGTAATGGGATTCAATAACCAAATACGAATGGAGGGATTGCCCACCCCGGAGAAATACGATGAACTAATCGTAAAATTGTCAAAGGGGGAATTACCCTTCGCCGAAGCATGGAAAACGGAATGA
- a CDS encoding conserved hypothetical protein (Evidence 4 : Unknown function but conserved in other organisms), which produces MTIIHYNPPKLPVRLDLSRIAGDLAEAEYSVGLLEGMQKKLQNPALLIAPLSAKEAAISSKIEGTKSTASDVFIYEASGQQQKADTAEVANYRKAMVYAIEELAENRPFSLHFIRKLHDILLTGVRHRGEIGKFRSGDVWIAERPGDPIEKAIYVPPEHIHVNEFMENIMDYIQSSKDRLLVTAGLVHYQFEAVHPFEDGNGRIGRLLIPLLLFHKKKLTLPIIYLSGYFEAHRDVYIAALHEVDKRQEYTEWLSIFLKAVTDQARVTQQLMERIFSLHDGLRSEFEKLKSPYIIPVIETMFRYPVFTIPRLIEETGATRITCMTLLGSLKKANYVQELPNRSGRYKLFAFTKLLEIIR; this is translated from the coding sequence ATGACTATAATCCATTACAATCCGCCTAAGTTGCCGGTAAGACTAGACTTAAGCCGAATTGCCGGCGACTTGGCTGAAGCTGAGTATTCAGTGGGCCTCTTGGAAGGTATGCAGAAAAAACTCCAAAATCCTGCTCTTTTGATCGCTCCTTTAAGCGCCAAAGAGGCAGCCATAAGTTCCAAGATTGAGGGAACCAAAAGTACGGCCTCAGATGTCTTTATATATGAAGCCAGCGGCCAGCAACAAAAAGCCGATACAGCCGAAGTGGCCAATTACCGCAAGGCCATGGTTTATGCCATAGAAGAACTGGCTGAAAACCGTCCCTTCTCTCTTCATTTTATCCGGAAACTACATGACATACTATTAACCGGCGTGCGTCATCGAGGGGAAATCGGCAAATTCAGGTCAGGCGATGTCTGGATTGCAGAAAGACCTGGTGACCCGATTGAAAAGGCGATCTATGTGCCTCCCGAGCACATTCACGTCAATGAATTCATGGAAAATATCATGGACTATATCCAGTCCTCCAAGGACCGGCTATTAGTGACTGCCGGTTTGGTTCACTACCAGTTTGAGGCTGTGCACCCCTTTGAGGATGGCAATGGCAGAATCGGCCGTTTGCTAATACCGCTATTATTGTTTCACAAAAAGAAACTAACCCTGCCGATTATTTACTTAAGCGGTTATTTTGAGGCTCATCGAGATGTGTATATTGCCGCGCTTCATGAAGTGGATAAAAGACAGGAATATACCGAGTGGCTGTCGATCTTCCTTAAAGCCGTGACCGATCAGGCTCGCGTGACCCAGCAGCTCATGGAACGGATATTTTCATTGCATGACGGCTTGCGATCGGAATTTGAGAAACTCAAATCACCCTATATCATTCCGGTGATCGAAACCATGTTCCGTTATCCGGTATTCACCATTCCCCGGCTGATTGAGGAGACAGGGGCGACCCGCATTACCTGTATGACCTTACTCGGTTCGCTTAAAAAAGCCAATTATGTGCAGGAACTTCCCAATCGAAGTGGCAGGTATAAGTTATTCGCCTTTACAAAGTTGCTGGAGATAATCCGATAA
- a CDS encoding hypothetical protein (Evidence 5 : Unknown function) — MLSECFENLKSNLELSPTYQGQISTHHKAVRSVIENADPGIRTALIGSLQRSTRIPPREEDTFDIDILIELGQFDRWVPIGGITPREALHRLATNIGQSDRYGSKSPYADAPTICFHYEDDVKVELVPAYCDNIAMAPDGTPCPPKGRGYWIPSSEGTWKHADYDHDAEQITEMNKVTSGWLVPTIKMLKALKRQFFPNMSSFQLEVLAYHSVPAILLADLRAGRGFSYPSLISGFFAFAVSQLCQPLRLKDSNSPAATVSQEHIPNTQHAILVLSKYTSSLLTASTEREQIAGWKELYGDLLPIN; from the coding sequence ATGCTTTCTGAGTGTTTTGAGAATCTAAAGTCAAACCTTGAATTGAGCCCCACATATCAGGGCCAAATATCAACGCACCATAAAGCGGTCCGATCCGTCATCGAAAATGCTGATCCGGGTATTCGAACTGCACTTATTGGATCATTACAGAGAAGTACCAGAATTCCGCCAAGAGAGGAAGACACCTTTGATATCGATATTCTGATTGAACTTGGGCAGTTCGATAGGTGGGTTCCAATTGGGGGAATTACCCCACGTGAGGCCCTACATAGGCTTGCCACCAATATTGGGCAAAGCGACCGATATGGATCGAAATCACCATATGCAGATGCGCCCACAATTTGCTTCCATTATGAAGACGACGTGAAAGTCGAACTCGTTCCGGCGTATTGCGACAACATAGCAATGGCTCCTGATGGCACGCCTTGCCCGCCAAAAGGCCGAGGATACTGGATTCCTTCATCCGAGGGGACCTGGAAACACGCCGATTACGACCATGATGCTGAGCAGATTACAGAAATGAACAAGGTTACATCAGGATGGCTTGTGCCCACTATCAAAATGCTCAAGGCGTTGAAACGCCAGTTTTTTCCGAATATGTCGTCATTCCAACTTGAGGTGCTGGCCTATCACTCGGTCCCTGCAATTTTACTTGCGGACCTAAGAGCAGGCCGCGGATTTTCATATCCGTCGCTAATCTCCGGATTCTTCGCCTTTGCAGTATCACAATTGTGCCAACCTTTACGCCTGAAGGATAGTAATTCGCCCGCCGCCACCGTAAGCCAAGAGCATATTCCGAATACGCAACATGCAATTCTTGTTCTCTCGAAATATACCAGTTCGCTGCTGACGGCTTCGACCGAGCGGGAGCAGATCGCGGGCTGGAAAGAACTTTATGGTGACCTTTTACCAATAAACTGA
- a CDS encoding conserved hypothetical protein (Evidence 4 : Unknown function but conserved in other organisms) has translation MSTLNPIHFEDLEPHRFEDLVRHLIYDFRDWQNIEAIGRDEGIDIRAWEKARIATNQSDEKDEDEGEHVIDGNLWVIQCKRESKLGPSGIKRIVSEFSSNQKVYGYILVAPADFSKKSHDIFREEIRKKGITECYLWGKAALEDILLMPKNDHILFAFFGISLLVKRRTRVSEVRFRVNNKNKLFRIFGSNNFNNDFHAPILIRDIAVTHYPFEENYEDFKKRPRWEEFVAYGYQPEGLLVHMRRFYAHFDPDREEYDYAQDLDLLNRMPRLYEKQDPKQHEHWERVTDFWRHLPRRFQAYCELDGVVEWQDILLIDDKGDALFECPHIYVEGRDNDSLIPRQGLILDLNRSRIRVEKSFVRKSIFPKKYPPIRKLAVTKGKMFTLDPDTKRLFTIHLALEGTLFDVDKKYRSFKAREIIQVSDVLIDNEPLYLEITYRYMTTVNKYCGETQDPIKKISIEKQAGRKVNNNEKIDVLECQRISSWQLKD, from the coding sequence ATGTCGACACTAAATCCGATTCATTTTGAGGATCTGGAACCTCATCGATTTGAAGATCTTGTCAGGCATCTCATTTACGACTTCCGGGACTGGCAAAACATAGAAGCAATTGGCAGGGATGAAGGTATTGACATAAGGGCCTGGGAAAAAGCCCGCATAGCAACCAATCAAAGTGATGAGAAGGATGAAGATGAAGGCGAGCATGTGATTGATGGCAATTTGTGGGTAATTCAATGTAAGCGAGAATCGAAATTAGGTCCCTCAGGCATTAAGAGGATAGTATCTGAATTCTCCTCAAACCAGAAAGTATACGGATATATTTTAGTGGCGCCGGCCGACTTTTCAAAAAAATCACATGATATATTTAGAGAAGAAATCAGGAAAAAGGGCATCACCGAATGCTATCTTTGGGGTAAGGCCGCGCTTGAAGATATTTTACTCATGCCGAAAAATGACCATATTCTTTTTGCATTTTTCGGCATCTCTTTGTTAGTAAAAAGAAGAACTCGAGTCTCAGAAGTCAGATTCAGGGTGAATAATAAAAACAAGCTGTTTCGAATATTCGGTTCTAATAATTTTAACAATGACTTTCATGCTCCGATTCTCATTCGTGATATAGCTGTTACTCATTATCCATTCGAAGAGAATTATGAGGATTTCAAAAAGCGTCCTCGCTGGGAAGAATTTGTTGCTTATGGATATCAACCGGAGGGGCTTCTTGTGCATATGCGAAGATTCTATGCACATTTCGACCCGGATAGAGAAGAATACGATTATGCCCAGGATTTAGATTTACTCAATAGAATGCCGCGCCTTTATGAAAAGCAGGATCCTAAACAACATGAACATTGGGAGCGCGTTACAGATTTCTGGAGGCACTTGCCAAGAAGATTCCAAGCTTATTGCGAGCTCGACGGAGTTGTTGAATGGCAAGATATCCTTCTTATCGACGATAAAGGGGATGCCCTTTTTGAGTGTCCCCATATTTATGTTGAAGGACGTGACAATGATTCGCTGATACCAAGGCAGGGGCTGATTCTTGATTTAAACCGGAGTAGAATCAGAGTGGAAAAGTCCTTTGTGAGGAAGAGCATATTTCCCAAGAAATATCCGCCGATAAGGAAACTTGCAGTAACAAAGGGCAAAATGTTTACGCTGGACCCCGATACAAAACGGCTTTTTACAATTCATCTTGCATTAGAAGGGACTCTATTTGATGTGGACAAAAAATACCGCTCATTTAAGGCCAGAGAAATAATTCAGGTATCTGACGTATTGATAGACAATGAACCTTTGTATCTTGAAATTACTTACCGTTACATGACGACGGTCAATAAATACTGCGGTGAGACTCAAGATCCTATTAAAAAGATTTCTATAGAAAAGCAGGCTGGAAGAAAAGTGAATAATAATGAGAAAATAGATGTTCTGGAGTGTCAACGCATTTCAAGTTGGCAATTAAAGGATTGA
- a CDS encoding hypothetical protein (Evidence 5 : Unknown function) translates to MIGLINDVRTYLWENLHSITFKNISELIMKFKVQGGRINLVSRIKKDGKKELVNKKPLLSLQKAG, encoded by the coding sequence GTGATCGGTCTAATCAATGACGTTCGCACTTATTTGTGGGAAAATCTGCATTCAATCACATTTAAAAATATTTCTGAGTTGATCATGAAATTCAAAGTGCAAGGCGGAAGAATTAATCTGGTGTCACGGATTAAAAAGGATGGGAAGAAGGAGTTGGTGAACAAGAAGCCACTATTGTCTCTGCAAAAAGCTGGTTAA
- the lexA gene encoding LexA repressor: protein MDTHVLTEKELEALRFLRNQIIHGGRAPSVRDLQKQLKYQSPRAAAYILEKLEAKGFIIRNGRGQIRLIKDLRETESHAQTVSVPLVGSAPCGAPVLAEENIKAMIPVSVQLAKRPHRYFFLRATGDSMNKAGILNSNLVLVRQQQTASNGDIVVALIDGEATIKEYHRQPQAVILKPRSSNPKHKPIILTEDFQVLGIVQRVIDNSTLRL from the coding sequence ATGGATACTCACGTCCTAACAGAAAAGGAGCTGGAGGCTCTCCGGTTTCTTAGAAACCAGATTATTCACGGGGGGCGAGCCCCATCGGTCAGAGATCTCCAGAAACAGCTGAAGTATCAATCCCCTAGGGCGGCGGCCTACATCCTTGAGAAGCTCGAAGCAAAGGGGTTCATTATACGAAACGGTCGCGGCCAAATCCGCCTTATAAAGGACCTGCGGGAAACCGAATCACACGCTCAGACTGTCAGCGTCCCTCTAGTCGGTTCCGCCCCATGCGGCGCTCCGGTTCTGGCGGAAGAGAATATAAAGGCCATGATTCCGGTGTCAGTTCAACTTGCCAAACGCCCCCACCGCTACTTTTTCCTGCGGGCCACCGGCGACTCTATGAACAAAGCCGGAATTCTCAATTCGAATCTTGTTTTGGTCAGGCAACAGCAGACCGCCAGCAATGGCGACATTGTGGTCGCCCTAATTGACGGCGAAGCCACTATCAAGGAATACCATCGCCAGCCACAGGCTGTCATCTTGAAACCACGTTCATCGAATCCGAAACACAAGCCCATAATCCTGACCGAAGATTTCCAGGTGTTGGGCATTGTGCAGAGGGTTATAGATAATTCAACTTTAAGACTATAA
- a CDS encoding hypothetical protein (Evidence 5 : Unknown function) — MQIFYNKSIDKVNKIDYNNREKWRRIEFRVDHSPKQILTGGDSLETL; from the coding sequence TTGCAAATATTTTATAATAAGTCAATTGACAAGGTGAACAAAATTGACTATAATAATCGGGAAAAATGGAGGCGAATCGAATTTCGTGTAGATCACAGTCCAAAACAGATATTGACCGGGGGGGATTCGCTCGAAACTCTATAG
- a CDS encoding hypothetical protein (Evidence 5 : Unknown function), with translation MIREWWLDVIFCEKENQVNLAHIGENDILVNGNLRIMASLYFDVQDR, from the coding sequence TTGATAAGGGAGTGGTGGCTCGATGTTATTTTTTGTGAAAAAGAGAATCAAGTCAATTTGGCACATATTGGAGAGAATGATATTTTGGTTAATGGCAATTTACGAATTATGGCATCTCTATATTTTGACGTTCAAGATCGCTAG
- a CDS encoding hypothetical protein (Evidence 5 : Unknown function) — protein sequence MEKYYFVRNVCKFIEILGKCPIKEIIKCPNHQFTLTDNGLRLLVVNNQSTQVMVQVAAVIV from the coding sequence ATGGAAAAATATTATTTTGTTCGAAATGTCTGCAAATTTATTGAGATTTTAGGGAAATGCCCTATTAAGGAGATTATCAAATGCCCAAATCATCAATTTACATTAACGGACAATGGCTTGAGGTTGCTCGTAGTGAACAATCAATCAACCCAGGTAATGGTTCAAGTTGCGGCTGTTATAGTCTAG
- a CDS encoding putative NAD/NADP-dependent betaine aldehyde dehydrogenase (Evidence 3 : Putative function from multiple computational evidences), producing MPKSSIYINGQWLEVARSEQSINPGNGSSCGCYSLASETEIADAMLFARKAFLNWSMTPISIRSQKLKCVADEIRKRKEDIEVLITTEMGKARSEAAIEAIETADMVAFLADHAAIALAGETYPVDESLFPGKFNYSNYKPLGVVLAIKPWNYPFELPAWTLAAAIAAGNTVVLKPSEYSPLVAEMLIECFNSGDFPPGVINLITGGPNVGKAAIKHCPDCISFTGSMETGKEIASMSIGRPTKLLMELGGKDPFIVCSDADLDLASSGAVWGSYTNCGQVCTSAERIILVKNIAADFIELFVKKTSELRIGYGMSKGIDMGPLISLKQMQKVEAHIQDAVKHGGTILHGGKQLHKHGLANGFFFEPTIITGVTSNMKVWNKETFGPVAPIMIVDDETAALEVANDSDYDLGASIWTRSLANSFEMTKRIRVGMVWINDVNVAFPAGPWGGFRKSGTSKELSYHSLFDYSGFTHISVDFNKDTRRPWWYPY from the coding sequence ATGCCCAAATCATCAATTTACATTAACGGACAATGGCTTGAGGTTGCTCGTAGTGAACAATCAATCAACCCAGGTAATGGTTCAAGTTGCGGCTGTTATAGTCTAGCCTCAGAAACAGAAATTGCTGATGCCATGTTGTTCGCGCGAAAAGCTTTTCTAAATTGGTCAATGACGCCAATATCAATAAGATCTCAGAAGCTGAAATGCGTCGCTGATGAAATCCGGAAGCGCAAAGAAGATATTGAAGTATTGATTACAACCGAAATGGGAAAGGCAAGATCTGAGGCAGCTATTGAAGCTATAGAAACTGCTGACATGGTTGCGTTTCTCGCGGATCATGCTGCAATTGCATTGGCCGGTGAGACATATCCAGTAGATGAATCATTATTTCCAGGGAAGTTTAACTATTCTAATTATAAGCCATTGGGAGTTGTTCTCGCGATTAAACCTTGGAATTATCCCTTTGAACTTCCTGCATGGACGTTGGCCGCTGCTATTGCAGCTGGCAACACAGTTGTGCTTAAGCCTTCGGAATATTCTCCATTAGTAGCTGAAATGTTAATTGAGTGCTTCAATTCCGGTGACTTTCCTCCTGGAGTAATAAATCTCATTACTGGTGGCCCAAATGTAGGCAAGGCTGCAATTAAACATTGCCCCGATTGTATTTCGTTTACGGGGAGCATGGAAACCGGGAAAGAAATTGCATCAATGTCCATTGGTAGACCGACCAAGTTGCTAATGGAGCTAGGAGGAAAGGACCCTTTTATTGTATGCAGCGATGCCGACTTAGATCTTGCGTCGAGTGGAGCTGTTTGGGGAAGTTACACAAATTGCGGTCAGGTATGTACATCAGCAGAACGGATAATCCTCGTGAAGAACATTGCGGCAGATTTCATTGAGTTATTCGTGAAAAAAACCTCAGAGTTGCGAATAGGGTATGGTATGTCAAAAGGCATTGATATGGGTCCTCTTATATCCCTAAAGCAAATGCAAAAGGTCGAGGCACATATTCAAGACGCCGTCAAGCACGGCGGAACAATATTGCATGGAGGAAAGCAATTACATAAACATGGGCTGGCAAATGGTTTCTTCTTTGAGCCTACAATCATTACCGGGGTTACGTCGAATATGAAGGTATGGAATAAAGAGACTTTTGGGCCGGTTGCCCCCATTATGATCGTCGATGACGAAACTGCAGCATTAGAAGTTGCGAATGATAGCGATTATGACCTAGGCGCTTCGATTTGGACTCGTTCTTTAGCAAATTCATTTGAGATGACAAAGCGCATCCGGGTCGGTATGGTGTGGATTAATGATGTAAATGTTGCCTTTCCAGCAGGGCCATGGGGCGGATTTAGGAAAAGTGGCACTAGCAAAGAACTGTCTTATCATTCATTGTTTGATTATTCAGGATTTACACATATAAGTGTAGATTTCAATAAAGATACGCGGCGGCCATGGTGGTATCCATATTGA
- a CDS encoding conserved hypothetical protein (Evidence 4 : Unknown function but conserved in other organisms), with protein sequence MSNYHVTKNKASGQWQVKREGADRASGTAGTQAAAERMAKQFAANSGGGEVRIHKPSGPIRDSDTVPPANDPCPPKDKKH encoded by the coding sequence ATGTCCAACTATCACGTGACTAAGAACAAAGCGTCCGGCCAATGGCAAGTGAAGCGGGAGGGCGCCGACCGGGCCAGTGGCACAGCGGGCACGCAAGCAGCTGCCGAAAGGATGGCAAAGCAATTCGCGGCCAACAGCGGTGGCGGGGAAGTTCGAATTCACAAGCCGTCTGGTCCTATCCGCGACAGCGACACGGTTCCACCGGCCAACGACCCCTGTCCGCCGAAGGATAAGAAGCACTAA